One window of the Corticium candelabrum chromosome 7, ooCorCand1.1, whole genome shotgun sequence genome contains the following:
- the LOC134181788 gene encoding acyl-coenzyme A diphosphatase NUDT19-like, producing the protein MTDSKPPILARPWRSRVPNEIALRITALRETFEEAGCLFARHKDNGEIFDQNSMSGHVMSDFRAQVQGDPQRFIEVFKELNCYPDVVSLVEWSDWLTPSEGRRRFDTLFFVICRDEPPVVSHDEQETVQDSSFTSNEFINKRNAGDVMLPPPQLYEMLRINRFPSFEYFRYFLFQRARNYPTRRWLPVPLRCSDGLLSILPGDCLYPHALTDHECDDHDDTKDKLLAELTEEWKNKTIADHIFETKDVNCLYWLSKDKCEGAGHWLHVMCLATDVFPGEGHLMPIMNK; encoded by the coding sequence ATGACTGACTCAAAACCTCCAATCCTGGCGCGTCCTTGGAGGTCACGTGTGCCCAATGAGATTGCACTGCGCATCACAGCACTGAGAGAAACATTTGAGGAAGCGGGATGCTTGTTTGCTCGACATAAAGATAATGGAGAAATATTTGATCAGAATTCCATGTCCGGTCACGTGATGTCCGATTTTCGCGCACAAGTGCAAGGAGATCCTCAGCGGTTTATTGAGGTTTTTAAGGAATTGAACTGTTACCCGGATGTTGTATCTCTGGTTGAATGGAGCGACTGGCTAACCCCTAGTGAAGGTCGTCGAAGATTTGACACTCTGTtctttgtgatttgtagagACGAGCCACCTGTTGTCTCCCACGATGAGCAGGAAACAGTTCAGGACAGCTCTTTTACTTCGAATGAATTTATCAACAAGCGAAATGCGGGGGACGTAATGCTTCCACCTCCTCAACTATACGAAATGCTCAGAATAAATCGATTTCCTTCATTTGAATACTTTcgatattttttatttcaacGTGCACGCAATTATCCAACGAGGAGATGGCTACCAGTTCCACTACGCTGTAGTGATGGCTTGTTGAGTATTCTTCCTGGAGATTGTCTTTACCCGCATGCTCTGACTGATCATGAGTGTGATGACCATGATGATACGAAAGACAAATTACTTGCAGAGCTTACAGAAGAATGGAAGAATAAGACGATTGCTGATCATATTTTTGAAACAAAGGATGTGAATTGCTTGTATTGGCTGTCTAAGGATAAGTGTGAGGGTGCAGGGCATTGGCTACATGTCATGTGTCTCGCAACTGATGTCTTCCCTGGTGAAGGACATTTAATGCCAATTATGAACAAGTGA
- the LOC134181789 gene encoding translocon-associated protein subunit gamma-like, with translation MTVSHSSSKSESATLPPGNTNVSGKKPNLPLRRSIKISKSCTRAGRETSFHGERHLDAIINRTVIRGKAHYACVRLVLAMPKGRFTKEEEKLIQEFSPQPTKGAEALYYGNAFFVSVIPIWLAWRVMQMDLITYSLLFICMPLLSTYGVAFAYRKVKESLRHKIAATRKRAIAKEMEAEGKSQKSSKEERDDKIERRTNSVSDKEATAFSIFYNNTLYLLIVLGFSFYILRSVNPAINYTISTACATFILALLSTGQQ, from the exons ATGACGGTTAGCCATTCTTCGTCGAAATCAGAGTCGGCCACGCTGCCTCCGGGAAATACGAACGTGTCGGGAAAGAAGCCCAACTTGCCGCTCCGTCGTAGCATCAAAATATCGAAATCCTGCACACGTGCCGGACGCGAAACGTCATTCCACGGAGAACGACATCTAGACGCGATTATCAAC CGCACGGTAATCCGAGGCAAAGCGCATTACGCATGCGTAAGACTGGTTTTAGCCATGCCGAAAGGTCGTTTTACGAAGGAGGAGGAGAAACTCATCCAGGAGTTCAGTCCTCAGCCTACGAAGGGAGCCGAAGCACTTTATTACGGGAATGCCTTCTTTGTATCCGTCATACCGATAT GGCTCGCTTGGAGGGTGATGCAAATGGATTTAATAACCTACAGTCTTCTCTTTATATGCATGCCCTTACTTAGTACGTATGGCGTGGCATTCGCGTACAGGAAAGTGAAAGAAAGTCTGCGACACAA GATTGCCGCGACGAGAAAACGGGCGATTGCAAAAGAAATGGAGGCTGAAGGGAAGAGCCAGAAGTCTTCAAAGGAAGAACGAGATGACAA AATCGAGCGTAGGACGAATTCTGTGTCCGACAAGGAGGCGACCGCTTTCTCGATCTTTTACAACAACACGCTGTACCTTCTCATTGTACTGGGATTCTCATTCTACATTCTACGCTCCGTGAATCCAGCCAT CAATTACACTATCTCCACGGCGTGTGCTACCTTCATTCTGGCGCTTCTATCGACGGGACAGCAGTGA